A portion of the Pseudomonas synxantha BG33R genome contains these proteins:
- a CDS encoding methionine gamma-lyase: MTNKHKTCGFSTRAIHHGYDPKDHHGALVPPIYLSATFAFPTVEYGAACFAGEASGHFYTRISNPTLALLESRMATLENGEAAVAFSSGIGAIAATFWTLLRPGDEVIVSQTLYGCTFALLHHGIGEFGIKVRHVDLTDLAALQAALSPATRMIYCETPANPNLRLIDIAAVARLAHQQPNVTLVVDNTYCTPYLQRPLELGADVVVHSATKYLSGHGDITAGIAVSNQALAQRIRLQGLKDLTGAVMSPQDASLLMRGLKTLALRMDRHCSNAQALAEALQAHPAVESVIYPGLRSFPQYELATRQMKLPGGMIAFELKGGIETGRRFMNALQLFTRAVSLGDAESLAQHPASMTHSTYTPEQRAQHGISEGLVRLSVGLEDVADLLADVHQALAKCGRNTVRQAATAPSAVR; encoded by the coding sequence ATGACCAATAAACACAAGACCTGCGGTTTTTCCACCCGTGCCATTCACCACGGCTATGACCCCAAGGACCACCACGGCGCGCTCGTACCGCCGATTTACCTGTCGGCCACCTTCGCCTTTCCCACGGTTGAATACGGCGCCGCGTGCTTTGCCGGCGAAGCCAGCGGCCACTTCTACACGCGCATTTCCAACCCGACCCTGGCGCTGCTGGAATCACGCATGGCTACCCTGGAAAACGGTGAAGCGGCGGTGGCCTTCAGCTCCGGCATTGGCGCGATTGCCGCGACGTTCTGGACCCTGCTACGCCCGGGCGACGAGGTGATCGTCAGCCAGACCCTGTATGGCTGCACCTTCGCCCTGTTGCACCACGGCATCGGCGAATTCGGCATCAAGGTGCGGCATGTTGACCTGACCGACCTGGCCGCCCTGCAAGCGGCCTTGTCCCCGGCAACCCGCATGATCTACTGCGAAACCCCGGCCAACCCCAACCTGCGCCTGATCGACATCGCCGCCGTGGCCAGGCTTGCCCATCAACAGCCGAATGTCACCCTGGTGGTCGACAACACCTACTGCACGCCCTACCTGCAACGGCCCCTGGAACTGGGCGCCGATGTGGTGGTGCACTCGGCCACCAAATACCTCAGCGGCCATGGCGACATCACCGCAGGCATTGCGGTGAGCAACCAGGCGCTGGCACAGCGCATTCGCCTGCAAGGCCTCAAGGACCTGACCGGCGCGGTGATGTCGCCCCAGGACGCATCGTTGCTGATGCGCGGCCTCAAAACCCTGGCCCTGCGCATGGACCGCCATTGCAGCAATGCCCAGGCGCTAGCCGAAGCCTTACAGGCGCACCCGGCCGTGGAGAGTGTGATCTACCCCGGGCTGCGGTCCTTCCCACAGTACGAACTGGCGACCCGGCAAATGAAACTGCCCGGCGGCATGATTGCCTTTGAACTCAAGGGCGGGATCGAGACGGGGCGGCGCTTTATGAACGCACTGCAACTATTCACCCGTGCGGTCAGCCTGGGGGATGCCGAATCGCTGGCGCAACATCCGGCGAGCATGACCCACTCCACCTACACCCCCGAGCAACGTGCGCAGCACGGTATCAGCGAGGGCCTGGTGCGTTTGTCGGTGGGGCTTGAAGACGTCGCCGACCTGTTGGCGGATGTGCATCAGGCCCTGGCCAAGTGCGGCCGCAACACGGTGCGTCAGGCCGCGACAGCGCCCTCTGCAGTGAGATAG
- a CDS encoding helix-turn-helix transcriptional regulator, translating to MNSHLFPHIGKVIASTGSRHFPRMLHDLILTQLAVDATHITQLQVNSEGHSRRKISPVYTDSVATLGAEQPAAQLHLSRRKDDVRYVLSVYRSHPSQSFSAQERSMLQDFSTLLLPMVEKHITAIQPGRQDSPPAVPQHQGIETLRRRIQERLVQSGLTLSNRELQVCVGLLAGRTAPELAEQLALKVNTIESYLKRAAIKLGISGRHSLLRWMYATEGSTSF from the coding sequence ATGAACTCACACCTGTTCCCACATATAGGCAAGGTCATCGCCAGCACCGGCAGCCGCCATTTCCCACGTATGCTGCATGACCTCATCCTCACCCAACTGGCTGTGGACGCCACCCATATCACCCAGCTGCAGGTCAACAGCGAAGGCCACAGCCGCCGCAAGATCAGCCCGGTCTACACCGACTCGGTGGCAACCCTGGGGGCCGAGCAGCCCGCCGCACAATTGCACCTCAGCCGACGCAAGGACGATGTGCGCTACGTGCTGTCGGTGTACCGCTCGCACCCCTCGCAGAGTTTTTCCGCCCAAGAGCGCAGCATGTTGCAGGACTTCTCCACGCTGTTGCTGCCCATGGTGGAAAAACACATCACCGCGATCCAGCCTGGCCGTCAGGACAGCCCGCCGGCAGTGCCACAGCACCAGGGCATCGAAACCCTGCGCCGACGCATCCAGGAGCGCCTGGTGCAATCGGGGCTGACCCTGTCCAACCGTGAACTGCAAGTGTGCGTGGGCCTGCTGGCCGGGCGCACCGCACCGGAGTTGGCCGAACAACTGGCATTGAAGGTCAACACCATCGAAAGCTACCTCAAGCGCGCGGCGATCAAGCTGGGGATCAGTGGGCGGCATTCCTTGTTGCGGTGGATGTACGCCACCGAAGGCAGCACCAGCTTCTAA
- a CDS encoding MacB family efflux pump subunit yields the protein MTQPLLELKGITRSFMAGEREFIALKGIDLTIHAGEMLAIIGASGSGKSTLMNILGGLDYATAGSYKINGIETRSLGDEQLAELRRDYFGFIFQRYHLLAHLSALHNVEMPAIYAGTPESQRHSRARELLQRLGLASHITHRPSQLSGGQQQRVSIARALMNGGEVILADEPTGALDTHSGKEVMRILAELHAAGHTVIIVTHDPKVAANAQRIVEVCDGEIVSDKVNDSVGLELPSEAPIEPRRSGARRLVASLGLFKEAFNMAWVALISHRMRTLLTMLGIVIGITSVVSISAIGEGAKRYVLKDIQAIGSNTIDIFSGTSFGDSRASAIQTLMPSDVDALNQLYYVDSATPVVGRNLLLRFGNIDVDAQVNGVSDRYFKVKGLKLEAGIAFSESDARRQAQVVVIDHNTRQRLFGPNIDPLGQVILVGNLPCTVIGVTADNKNMFAASKALNVWVPYETAAGRLLGQRHLDSITVRIKDGQPSKVVEDNVNKLMLQRHGTKDFFTNNLDSIMQTVQKTSRSLALLLSLIAVISLLVGGIGVMNIMLVSVTERTREIGIRMAVGARQSDIRQQFLVEAVMVCLIGGIIGISLSYAIGYLFSLFVKEWEMVFSVGSIITAFACSTLIGIVFGFVPARNAARLDPIEALARD from the coding sequence ATGACCCAGCCTCTGTTGGAACTCAAGGGCATCACCCGCAGCTTCATGGCCGGCGAGCGTGAATTCATCGCGCTCAAAGGCATCGACCTGACGATTCATGCCGGGGAAATGCTGGCGATCATCGGCGCCTCGGGCTCGGGCAAATCGACCCTGATGAATATCCTTGGCGGCCTGGATTACGCCACTGCCGGCAGCTACAAGATCAATGGCATCGAAACCCGCTCCCTGGGCGATGAGCAACTGGCTGAACTGCGCCGTGATTACTTCGGCTTTATCTTCCAGCGCTACCATTTGCTTGCTCACCTGAGCGCCTTGCACAACGTGGAAATGCCAGCGATTTATGCTGGCACTCCTGAAAGCCAGCGTCACAGCCGCGCGCGGGAGTTGCTCCAGCGGTTGGGCCTGGCGAGTCATATCACCCACCGACCCAGCCAGCTGTCCGGCGGGCAACAACAGCGCGTGAGTATCGCGCGGGCCCTGATGAACGGCGGCGAAGTGATCCTCGCCGACGAACCCACCGGTGCCCTCGACACCCACAGCGGCAAGGAAGTGATGCGTATCCTCGCAGAGCTGCACGCGGCCGGGCACACGGTGATCATCGTCACCCACGACCCCAAGGTCGCCGCGAATGCCCAGCGCATTGTCGAGGTGTGTGACGGTGAGATTGTCAGTGACAAGGTCAATGACAGCGTTGGCCTGGAGCTGCCCAGCGAAGCGCCGATCGAGCCCAGGCGCAGTGGTGCGCGGCGCCTGGTGGCGAGCCTGGGGCTATTCAAGGAAGCCTTCAACATGGCCTGGGTGGCGCTGATTTCGCACCGCATGCGCACCTTGCTGACCATGCTCGGCATTGTGATCGGGATCACCTCGGTGGTGTCGATCTCGGCCATCGGCGAAGGCGCCAAGCGCTATGTGCTCAAGGACATCCAGGCGATCGGCAGCAACACCATCGATATCTTTTCCGGCACCAGCTTTGGTGACAGTCGCGCCTCGGCGATCCAGACGCTGATGCCCTCGGATGTGGACGCGCTGAACCAGCTGTATTACGTCGACAGCGCCACGCCGGTGGTGGGCCGCAACCTGTTGCTGCGCTTTGGCAACATCGATGTGGATGCCCAGGTCAACGGCGTCAGTGACCGCTACTTCAAGGTCAAGGGCCTCAAGCTGGAAGCCGGCATTGCCTTCAGTGAAAGCGATGCGCGGCGCCAGGCGCAGGTGGTGGTGATCGACCACAACACTCGCCAACGCCTGTTCGGGCCGAACATCGACCCGCTGGGCCAGGTGATCCTGGTCGGCAACCTGCCGTGTACGGTGATCGGCGTGACGGCGGACAACAAGAATATGTTCGCCGCCAGCAAGGCGCTGAACGTGTGGGTGCCGTATGAGACGGCGGCGGGGCGCCTGTTGGGCCAGCGTCATCTGGACAGCATCACCGTGCGCATCAAAGACGGCCAGCCGAGCAAGGTGGTGGAGGACAACGTCAACAAGCTGATGCTGCAACGTCACGGCACCAAGGACTTCTTCACCAACAACCTCGACAGCATCATGCAGACGGTGCAAAAAACCAGCCGTTCCCTGGCGCTGCTGTTGTCGTTGATTGCGGTGATTTCATTGCTGGTGGGAGGCATTGGCGTGATGAATATCATGCTGGTGTCGGTCACCGAGCGCACCCGCGAGATTGGTATCCGCATGGCGGTGGGGGCGCGCCAGTCGGATATTCGCCAGCAGTTTCTGGTGGAGGCGGTGATGGTGTGTTTGATCGGCGGGATCATCGGGATCTCGTTGTCCTACGCCATCGGCTACCTGTTTTCGCTGTTTGTGAAGGAGTGGGAAATGGTGTTTTCGGTGGGTTCGATCATTACCGCGTTTGCCTGCTCGACGCTGATCGGCATTGTGTTCGGGTTTGTACCAGCGAGGAACGCGGCGCGCCTGGACCCGATCGAGGCGCTGGCCCGGGACTGA
- the macA gene encoding macrolide transporter subunit MacA gives MQTSKFRKIGLLAALAVAIGLIIYTVKAPADAPQYLTATTERGDIENAVLATGLLEGIKQVDVGAQVSGQLKSLKVKVGDKVKKGQWLAEIDPLILQNTLRKAQVDEENLQAQRRATAAQLKQAKSVYERYKGLQADESVSRQDFEDAESSFQVQQANLLSLDAQIKSAHIQIDTAKVNLAYTRINAPIDGDVVGIVTQEGQTVIASQLAPVLLKLADLDTMTVKAQVSEADVIHISPGQQVYFTILGEADKRYYAKLRGTEPAPQNFLETQTAGTPKQNTAVFYNALFDVPNPDHRLRIAMTAQVRIVLDTAEAALMVPVAALGARNADGSYPVRVLDAKGKAVERNVRTGINNNVKVQILDGLAEGDKVVIGDATPAVAGS, from the coding sequence ATGCAAACGTCTAAATTCCGCAAAATCGGCCTCCTGGCAGCATTGGCCGTCGCCATCGGCCTGATCATCTACACCGTAAAGGCCCCCGCCGACGCCCCCCAATACCTCACCGCCACCACCGAACGCGGCGATATCGAAAACGCGGTATTGGCCACCGGCCTGCTCGAAGGCATCAAGCAGGTCGACGTCGGCGCCCAAGTCTCCGGCCAGCTCAAATCGCTGAAAGTCAAAGTCGGCGACAAGGTAAAAAAGGGTCAGTGGCTAGCCGAAATCGACCCGCTGATCCTGCAGAACACCCTGCGCAAAGCCCAGGTCGACGAAGAAAACCTCCAGGCCCAACGCCGCGCCACCGCCGCGCAGCTCAAGCAGGCCAAGTCTGTCTATGAACGCTACAAGGGCCTGCAGGCCGACGAGTCGGTGTCACGCCAGGATTTCGAAGACGCCGAATCAAGCTTCCAGGTGCAGCAGGCCAACCTGCTGTCCCTGGACGCACAGATCAAAAGCGCACACATCCAGATCGACACCGCCAAGGTCAACCTGGCCTACACCCGCATCAACGCGCCCATCGACGGCGACGTAGTGGGCATCGTCACCCAGGAAGGCCAGACCGTGATCGCCAGCCAGCTCGCACCGGTACTGCTCAAGCTGGCGGACCTGGACACCATGACCGTCAAGGCCCAGGTCTCGGAAGCGGATGTGATTCATATCAGCCCCGGCCAGCAGGTGTACTTCACCATCCTCGGCGAGGCGGACAAACGCTATTACGCCAAACTGCGCGGCACTGAACCAGCCCCGCAGAACTTCCTCGAAACCCAGACCGCCGGCACCCCCAAGCAGAACACCGCGGTGTTTTATAACGCGCTGTTCGACGTGCCCAACCCTGACCATCGCCTGCGCATCGCCATGACCGCACAGGTGCGCATTGTGCTCGACACCGCAGAGGCCGCATTGATGGTGCCGGTGGCGGCGCTGGGAGCGCGCAATGCCGACGGCAGTTACCCGGTGCGGGTGCTGGATGCCAAGGGCAAAGCGGTAGAGCGCAACGTCAGAACCGGCATCAATAACAACGTCAAGGTGCAGATTCTGGATGGACTGGCCGAGGGCGACAAGGTGGTGATCGGCGACGCCACACCCGCCGTGGCAGGGAGCTGA